TGTTGGTCCACTGATCGCCCATCGCGAAGGCGATCATCATCGTCTCGACGTCGGTCCCGGGGATGTTCTGGGTCGCGTTGACCAGCAACTCGCCGGTGACGGTCCACTGGCCGCCCCCCGAGGGGACGAAGAAGTTGACGGTGCCCGCAGACAGGAAGACCAGCAGGTACCACGTCGTCTCGCCGGCGTACTCGGCGGCCGTCGAGGCGATCAGTTCCGCCAGCCCGGAGGCGGCCATGATCCCCATGATCCCGCCGTAGAACTGGAACTGGATGATCACCTGACTCGCCCCCTCGATGGCGTCCCGAAAGACGTCGAAGAAGCTCCGGAACGTCGTATGAAACACGAATCCCAGCCCGAGCATCGCCGAGATGAAGAGGTTGATGTTGATGACCTCGGTGAACGGTGAGGTGGCAAACAGGTAGCCGAGATACCCCCACATCAGCAGCCCCGTCCCGATACAGAGCAATCGGCTATCGACGAGCGCGTCCTTCAGCGCCGAGGACCCGTCCCGATGGGGGGCGACCGAGTGCCCGCCGTCGGTCGCGATCTCGGCCTCGCCGGAGCGAAGCGTCTCGGCGGGAATTGTCAGTCGTTCCTCCTCGGGGCCCATCAGCGGCATGAGCACGATCGTCACCGCAACGACCCCGCCGACGACCACGAGGTTCGCCGTCGTGAACATGGTCGCCGAGACCGGGATCACCCCGATCGAGTCCTCGAGGAAATGTCCCGACGTCGCACTCAGCAGATACGAGGCCCCCGAGAGACCCTGGTGCCACGGGAGCAAGCCGGCGTAGGCGGTCGCTACCACGAGCGGGTAGTGGACCGCGATGTCCTTTCGGTCCATCGCGATCCCCACCTCGCGGGCGAAGATCCCGCCCACGACCAGAACCATCCCCCAGTGAAACAGCCCGACCAGCTGGCCGACGACCGCCGTCAGCAGGATCGCCTGGCGCTGTGAACTCGGCACCGTCGCGAGCCGACCCAGCACGCGTTTGACCGGCGGCGAGTCCGCGAGCGCCCAGCCGGTCAACAGCGCGAGCGAGGCCTGCATCGAGAACGTGATGACGTACCAGAACCCCTCGCCCCACTGGGCGGCGACCGCCGCGGGCCCGCTCGGCGTCAGCCCCACCGCGAGGCCCATCGTTACGAACGTCAACAGCAACGCGAAGATGAACGCGTCGGGAAGGTACCGCTGGACCACGCGACTGGCACCGGCGCCAAGCGCCGTGAAAGCCCCGCTGACGCGCCCGCCAACTCCCCCGCTCATCGGTCGTCGCCCCGGGCGGCGGGGTCGCCCCGATACCGATCGCTCCAGAACCTCGATCCGATCCCTCTAGTGACATTCATATACACGCATATGTCACTCCGGGCGTCAGTTAAAATCCCTGCCTGCTACATCCCGAGCGTCGTCAGTCCGCACCCAGCTCGGCGAGCAGCTGTCCGAGATGGATCCGGTCGCTGGTCCCTTCGGTCAGGTCCATGTCGATCTCACCCGCGCGTCGGTGGATCGCGACGAGTTCGTCGCCGTCGTATCGCGATCGCGAGACCGACAGCGCGTCCGCCAGTACCTCCCCGCCGTCGTAGCCCTCGTCGATCAGCAGCTCGTCGAGCAGTTTGCGGGCGTCGGTAAACCGCCCGTTCTCGGCCGCGACGAGCATGTCCTCGACCCGGTCGTCGACCCCGACCTCGCCGAGTGATTCGTAGGCCGCCTCCATCGTGATCTCGTCGGTCGCCTCGGCGGTCGTCTGCGCGCCGAGGATCGCCTTCCGGAGGTCCCCCTCGGCGTAGCTCGCGACGTATTCGAGTCCCTCACGGTCGTACTCGACCCCCTCGTCTTTGGCGATCCCTTCGAGCACCGCGACGATCTCGGCGGTCGTCGGCGCGCGCACGGGGACCGGGAAACACCGCGAGACGATGGGCGCGATCAGCGCCGAGGGCTGGCGGGTCGTGATGACGAACTGGGCGGCCTCGTGGTGGCGTTCCATCACCCTTCGTAGGGCTTGCTGGAAGTCCTCGCGGATCGCCTCGGCGTTATCGAGCAGGATCGTCTTGTATTCGCCCGAGACGGGCGGATAGCTCGCCGACTCCTTGAGGACGTGGTTGATTAGCCCTGCCTTCGAGGTCCCGCGCCGTCGTTTCGGCGTGATGAAGTGCCCGAAGCGCGGGTCCTCGCTGATCTCCTTTTTGGTCATGCCGAAGAAGTCGGCGACGTTGATCTCGACGAGGTCGTTCTCCGAGTCGTGGGCCTCACGCGCGAGCGCACGGACCGCGGCAGTCTTGCCGGCCCCCCGGGGTCCGTAGAGTGCGAGGTTGATCGGCTCCTCGCTCGCCCGCGTGAGGTACTCGCGGACCCCGTCCTGTGGAAGCTCCGCGAGCGTCGGGGCGTGCGTCTCGGTCCACAGCGGCGCGTCCATCACCGACGCTTCTCGCGGGACGGATACAAAGGCGTCGCTACGCCTCGGCGCGCCACGCTTCG
The DNA window shown above is from Halalkalicoccus jeotgali B3 and carries:
- a CDS encoding short-chain fatty acid transporter → MSGGVGGRVSGAFTALGAGASRVVQRYLPDAFIFALLLTFVTMGLAVGLTPSGPAAVAAQWGEGFWYVITFSMQASLALLTGWALADSPPVKRVLGRLATVPSSQRQAILLTAVVGQLVGLFHWGMVLVVGGIFAREVGIAMDRKDIAVHYPLVVATAYAGLLPWHQGLSGASYLLSATSGHFLEDSIGVIPVSATMFTTANLVVVGGVVAVTIVLMPLMGPEEERLTIPAETLRSGEAEIATDGGHSVAPHRDGSSALKDALVDSRLLCIGTGLLMWGYLGYLFATSPFTEVININLFISAMLGLGFVFHTTFRSFFDVFRDAIEGASQVIIQFQFYGGIMGIMAASGLAELIASTAAEYAGETTWYLLVFLSAGTVNFFVPSGGGQWTVTGELLVNATQNIPGTDVETMMIAFAMGDQWTNMIQPFWAIPVLGIAGLSIRDMMGYVAVLFVFSGIVFGIGTLLMGYGVL
- a CDS encoding AAA family ATPase, translated to MDAPLWTETHAPTLAELPQDGVREYLTRASEEPINLALYGPRGAGKTAAVRALAREAHDSENDLVEINVADFFGMTKKEISEDPRFGHFITPKRRRGTSKAGLINHVLKESASYPPVSGEYKTILLDNAEAIREDFQQALRRVMERHHEAAQFVITTRQPSALIAPIVSRCFPVPVRAPTTAEIVAVLEGIAKDEGVEYDREGLEYVASYAEGDLRKAILGAQTTAEATDEITMEAAYESLGEVGVDDRVEDMLVAAENGRFTDARKLLDELLIDEGYDGGEVLADALSVSRSRYDGDELVAIHRRAGEIDMDLTEGTSDRIHLGQLLAELGAD